A single window of Salvia splendens isolate huo1 chromosome 8, SspV2, whole genome shotgun sequence DNA harbors:
- the LOC121743025 gene encoding probable receptor-like protein kinase At1g11050: MKLILIFSIVTLFLSLLSVSAQNSTNTTAKCPMNLDYVSSVPWDVSECKEHLSPNSTRCCQALLSLYGVAFAENLKKTSLFQLPDLPTSISCLDDFQAKLSSLSLPSNLTSVCFDPPQFVTSPNICASIQSTSDWVRKLGNSTVLDSACKPDLTDLTACDACVAAGFRVQSSLTAIDGNMSHTTDCFYFAVLYAAGIVNQFGPESIGAVSCIFGLSVISHKSSSGRRRSGLIYGVAGAGVALVLVSCLLGLYIWWARRFRERGDEGEEELGSRPRRPAVVSIWFKIQELEKATDGFSHKNFLGRGGFGMVYRGTLSDGTVVAVKKIIESDIEGNAEFCNEVEIISNLKHRNLLPLRGCCVVDENGGPHESERYLVYDYMPNGNLDDHLFPVSGSGVSPLSWPMRKSVIVDVAKGLAYLHYGVKPAIYHRDIKGTNILLDGEMRARVADFGLAKQSREGQSHLTTRVAGTHGYLAPEYALYGQLTEKSDVYSFGVVVLEIMCGRRALDLSAGSPLITDWAWELVKGGKLEKVLDPCLVNTGDSQSTNPRGVMERFVLVGILCAHVMVALRPTIVEALKMLEGDIEVPMIPDRPTPLSHPSFQRNFSISPALSALQLNPGDMLR; this comes from the coding sequence ATGAAGCTGATTTTAATTTTCTCGATCGTCACTCTGTTTCTATCTCTTCTTTCCGTCTCCGCTCAAAATTCCACAAACACAACCGCAAAATGCCCCATGAATTTGGATTATGTGAGCTCAGTTCCATGGGATGTATCCGAGTGCAAAGAGCATCTCTCTCCCAACAGCACACGGTGCTGCCAAGCCCTCCTCTCTCTCTACGGCGTCGCATTCGCGGAGAATCTCAAAAAGACATCTTTGTTCCAGCTCCCTGATTTGCCCACCTCGATTTCATGCCTTGATGATTTTCAGGCGAAATTGAGCTCTCTCTCTTTGCCGTCCAATTTGACTTCGGTGTGTTTCGATCCTCCGCAATTCGTGACATCTCCGAACATCTGTGCTTCGATTCAATCGACTTCTGATTGGGTGAGGAAGCTCGGGAATTCGACTGTGTTGGACTCTGCTTGCAAGCCAGACCTCACTGATCTCACCGCTTGTGATGCTTGTGTTGCTGCTGGATTTAGGGTTCAGTCAAGTTTGACTGCAATTGATGGTAATATGTCTCATACCACTGATTGTTTTTACTTTGCTGTGTTGTATGCTGCTGGGATTGTGAATCAGTTTGGACCTGAGAGCATTGGTGCTGTTTCTTGTATTTTCGGCTTATCAGTTATTTCTCACAAGAGCTCATCGGGTAGGAGGCGGTCGGGTTTGATTTACGGCGTTGCTGGAGCTGGTGTGGCTCTTGTTTTAGTGTCTTGTTTGTTGGGGTTGTACATTTGGTGGGCTAGGAGGTTCAGAGAGAGGGGTGATGAGGGAGAGGAGGAGTTGGGGTCTAGGCCGAGGAGGCCAGCCGTTGTGTCGATATGGTTCAAGATTCAAGAACTCGAGAAGGCAACGGATGGGTTTTCGCATAAGAACTTTCTCGGGAGAGGAGGCTTTGGGATGGTGTATCGAGGGACGTTGAGTGATGGAACGGTGGTTGCAGTGAAAAAGATAATAGAGTCGGATATTGAAGGGAATGCGGAATTTTGTAATGAAGTTGAGATCATTAGTAACTTGAAGCATAGGAATCTGTTGCCTCTCAGAGGGTGTTGTGTGGTTGATGAGAATGGTGGTCCGCACGAGAGTGAGCGTTATCTAGTGTATGACTACATGCCGAATGGGAATCTTGATGACCATCTGTTTCCGGTGAGTGGCAGTGGGGTTTCCCCGTTGTCGTGGCCTATGAGGAAGAGTGTGATCGTGGATGTGGCGAAAGGGCTGGCTTATCTGCATTATGGCGTTAAGCCAGCTATCTATCATCGGGATATCAAGGGGACTAATATATTGCTGGATGGTGAGATGAGAGCGAGGGTGGCGGACTTTGGGCTGGCGAAGCAGAGCAGGGAAGGGCAGTCTCATCTCACGACTCGTGTCGCTGGGACGCACGGGTATTTAGCACCTGAGTACGCATTGTACGGGCAGTTGACTGAGAAGAGCGACGTGTACAGCTTTGGAGTTGTTGTTTTGGAGATCATGTGTGGGAGGAGGGCTCTTGATCTGTCCGCGGGTTCGCCTCTGATCACGGACTGGGCTTGGGAGCTCGTGAAAGGCGGGAAGCTCGAGAAGGTGTTGGATCCTTGCCTGGTCAACACTGGGGATTCACAGAGTACGAATCCAAGAGGTGTGATGGAGAGATTCGTCCTCGTTGGCATTCTGTGTGCTCATGTCATGGTCGCCCTAAGGCCGACCATTGTAGAGGCGTTGAAGATGCTGGAAGGTGATATCGAGGTTCCCATGATTCCGGATAGGCCGACCCCTCTCAGCCACCCCTCATTCCAAAGGAACTTCAGCATTTCCCCGGCTTTGAGCGCGTTGCAGCTCAATCCCGGGGACATGCTTAGGTGA
- the LOC121742986 gene encoding ankyrin repeat domain-containing protein 2B-like isoform X2: MSEAAKTPTVAKEDKSDAAASKAPAESASSEPSSGQRRTTPAIPHPVPGLPDSFDFSAMSGVLNDPSIKELAEQIAKDPSFNQMAEQLQKTFQGAPAVEESGPNFYPQQYYSTMQQVMQNPQFMTMAEKLGSALMQDPAMSGMLESLTNPTNKAQLEERMTKIKDDPSLKPILDEIENGGPAAMMRYWNDKDVLQKLGEAMEFAVGGEGGASGVDAAVEEDEEVGNDEESIVHHTASVGDVEGLKKALAGGANKDEEDSEGRTALHFACGYGEVKCAQLLLEAYAKVDALDKNKNTPLHYAAGYGKKECVELLLKNGAAVTLQNLDGKTPIEVAKLNNQNEVLALLEKDAFL, translated from the exons ATGTCCGAG GCTGCAAAAACCCCTACGGTCGCTAAAGAAG ACAAATCTGATGCAGCTGCGAGCAAAGCTCCTGCTGAGTCAGCCTCTTCGGAGCCATCGTCTGGACAGAGAAGGACAACCCCTGCAATCCCTCATCCAGTTCCTGGACTGCCAGATTCATTTGACTTCTCAGCTATGTCAGGAGTGCTAAAT GACCCAAGCATTAAGGAATTAGCGGAACAAATAGCAAAAGATCCTTCATTTAATCAGATGGCTGAACAACTTCAGAAAACCTTTCAAGGTGCTCCTGCAGTTGAAGAGAGTGGCCCCAACTTTTATCCACAACAATATTATTCGACAATGCAGCAAGTGATGCAAAATCCTCAATTCATGACCATGGCTGAAAAACTGGGTAGCGCATTGATGCAG GACCCAGCCATGTCTGGCATGCTTGAGAGTTTAACTAACCCAACAAATAAAGCACAGCTTGAAGAGCGAATGACTAAAATCAAAGATGATCCATCATTGAAGCCAATTTTGGATGAGATCGAGAATGGCGGTCCTGCTGCTATGATGAG GTACTGGAACGACAAAGATGTTCTCCAGAAGTTGGGTGAAGCCATGGAATTTGCTGTTGGTGGTGAAGGTGGTGCATCTGGAGTTGATGCTGctgttgaagaagatgaggaGGTAGGAAATGATGAGGAATCTATAGTTCACCACACTGCTAGTGTTGGCGATGTGGAG GGCCTCAAGAAAGCTCTGGCTGGTGGCGCTAATAAGGACGAAGAAGATTCCGAGGGAAGGACAGCATTGCATTTTGCATGTGGTTATGGCGAG GTGAAGTGCGCCCAACTTCTTCTGGAGGCTTATGCGAAAGTGGACGCCTTGGATAAGAATAAGAACACTCCTCTTCATTATGCTGCCGGCTATGGCAAAAAGGAGTGCGTGGAGCTTCTGTTGAAGAATGGCGCTGCTGT CACACTCCAAAACTTGGATGGTAAGACGCCCATTGAGGTTGCTAAATTAAACAACCAGAATGAAGTGCTGGCCTTGCTCGAGAAAGATGCATTTCTATAA
- the LOC121742986 gene encoding ankyrin repeat domain-containing protein 2B-like isoform X1 translates to MSEAAKTPTVAKEEDKSDAAASKAPAESASSEPSSGQRRTTPAIPHPVPGLPDSFDFSAMSGVLNDPSIKELAEQIAKDPSFNQMAEQLQKTFQGAPAVEESGPNFYPQQYYSTMQQVMQNPQFMTMAEKLGSALMQDPAMSGMLESLTNPTNKAQLEERMTKIKDDPSLKPILDEIENGGPAAMMRYWNDKDVLQKLGEAMEFAVGGEGGASGVDAAVEEDEEVGNDEESIVHHTASVGDVEGLKKALAGGANKDEEDSEGRTALHFACGYGEVKCAQLLLEAYAKVDALDKNKNTPLHYAAGYGKKECVELLLKNGAAVTLQNLDGKTPIEVAKLNNQNEVLALLEKDAFL, encoded by the exons ATGTCCGAG GCTGCAAAAACCCCTACGGTCGCTAAAGAAG AAGACAAATCTGATGCAGCTGCGAGCAAAGCTCCTGCTGAGTCAGCCTCTTCGGAGCCATCGTCTGGACAGAGAAGGACAACCCCTGCAATCCCTCATCCAGTTCCTGGACTGCCAGATTCATTTGACTTCTCAGCTATGTCAGGAGTGCTAAAT GACCCAAGCATTAAGGAATTAGCGGAACAAATAGCAAAAGATCCTTCATTTAATCAGATGGCTGAACAACTTCAGAAAACCTTTCAAGGTGCTCCTGCAGTTGAAGAGAGTGGCCCCAACTTTTATCCACAACAATATTATTCGACAATGCAGCAAGTGATGCAAAATCCTCAATTCATGACCATGGCTGAAAAACTGGGTAGCGCATTGATGCAG GACCCAGCCATGTCTGGCATGCTTGAGAGTTTAACTAACCCAACAAATAAAGCACAGCTTGAAGAGCGAATGACTAAAATCAAAGATGATCCATCATTGAAGCCAATTTTGGATGAGATCGAGAATGGCGGTCCTGCTGCTATGATGAG GTACTGGAACGACAAAGATGTTCTCCAGAAGTTGGGTGAAGCCATGGAATTTGCTGTTGGTGGTGAAGGTGGTGCATCTGGAGTTGATGCTGctgttgaagaagatgaggaGGTAGGAAATGATGAGGAATCTATAGTTCACCACACTGCTAGTGTTGGCGATGTGGAG GGCCTCAAGAAAGCTCTGGCTGGTGGCGCTAATAAGGACGAAGAAGATTCCGAGGGAAGGACAGCATTGCATTTTGCATGTGGTTATGGCGAG GTGAAGTGCGCCCAACTTCTTCTGGAGGCTTATGCGAAAGTGGACGCCTTGGATAAGAATAAGAACACTCCTCTTCATTATGCTGCCGGCTATGGCAAAAAGGAGTGCGTGGAGCTTCTGTTGAAGAATGGCGCTGCTGT CACACTCCAAAACTTGGATGGTAAGACGCCCATTGAGGTTGCTAAATTAAACAACCAGAATGAAGTGCTGGCCTTGCTCGAGAAAGATGCATTTCTATAA
- the LOC121742986 gene encoding ankyrin repeat domain-containing protein 2B-like isoform X3 — MSEAAKTPTVAKEEDKSDAAASKAPAESASSEPSSGQRRTTPAIPHPVPGLPDSFDFSAMSGVLNDPSIKELAEQIAKDPSFNQMAEQLQKTFQGAPAVEESGPNFYPQQYYSTMQQVMQNPQFMTMAEKLGSALMQDPAMSGMLESLTNPTNKAQLEERMTKIKDDPSLKPILDEIENGGPAAMMRYWNDKDVLQKLGEAMEFAVGGEGGASGVDAAVEEDEEGLKKALAGGANKDEEDSEGRTALHFACGYGEVKCAQLLLEAYAKVDALDKNKNTPLHYAAGYGKKECVELLLKNGAAVTLQNLDGKTPIEVAKLNNQNEVLALLEKDAFL, encoded by the exons ATGTCCGAG GCTGCAAAAACCCCTACGGTCGCTAAAGAAG AAGACAAATCTGATGCAGCTGCGAGCAAAGCTCCTGCTGAGTCAGCCTCTTCGGAGCCATCGTCTGGACAGAGAAGGACAACCCCTGCAATCCCTCATCCAGTTCCTGGACTGCCAGATTCATTTGACTTCTCAGCTATGTCAGGAGTGCTAAAT GACCCAAGCATTAAGGAATTAGCGGAACAAATAGCAAAAGATCCTTCATTTAATCAGATGGCTGAACAACTTCAGAAAACCTTTCAAGGTGCTCCTGCAGTTGAAGAGAGTGGCCCCAACTTTTATCCACAACAATATTATTCGACAATGCAGCAAGTGATGCAAAATCCTCAATTCATGACCATGGCTGAAAAACTGGGTAGCGCATTGATGCAG GACCCAGCCATGTCTGGCATGCTTGAGAGTTTAACTAACCCAACAAATAAAGCACAGCTTGAAGAGCGAATGACTAAAATCAAAGATGATCCATCATTGAAGCCAATTTTGGATGAGATCGAGAATGGCGGTCCTGCTGCTATGATGAG GTACTGGAACGACAAAGATGTTCTCCAGAAGTTGGGTGAAGCCATGGAATTTGCTGTTGGTGGTGAAGGTGGTGCATCTGGAGTTGATGCTGctgttgaagaagatgaggaG GGCCTCAAGAAAGCTCTGGCTGGTGGCGCTAATAAGGACGAAGAAGATTCCGAGGGAAGGACAGCATTGCATTTTGCATGTGGTTATGGCGAG GTGAAGTGCGCCCAACTTCTTCTGGAGGCTTATGCGAAAGTGGACGCCTTGGATAAGAATAAGAACACTCCTCTTCATTATGCTGCCGGCTATGGCAAAAAGGAGTGCGTGGAGCTTCTGTTGAAGAATGGCGCTGCTGT CACACTCCAAAACTTGGATGGTAAGACGCCCATTGAGGTTGCTAAATTAAACAACCAGAATGAAGTGCTGGCCTTGCTCGAGAAAGATGCATTTCTATAA
- the LOC121744961 gene encoding F-box protein At1g10780-like isoform X1 yields MHANCLILFLREMESLPDALVQSILSLISNSKDVASCNCVSKRWKDSMPYLRSLFFSRNIFDNLTNGDTPDDVVLRLVSSVVKLEELVVYCPFSGSGLASWLSMAGASLKSLELRLDNITEHDTYTEIPSKLDCISAAWNLESLKLWGVLMVYSPKWDVFHRLKNLEIVGARLEEHALYDALRACPNLTHLLLLGCEGLRSVSIQNPYLEHCKLDFFGVGNCSLTVDSSKLQSLEVQGCSLIRVCETQCLKNLSISNNAGRVYMVDFGKLVALETLTIRGVQWCWDAISKLLQMASEVKHLYMKVEFTGDSDTLLPFPEIDFVDFFNSHPKLQTFDIHGAMFAAICQKNSLRNVDSRFQIPCLEKVVVTVRSPLNAEQKMSTLDSLIKYAKNLRKMTIKILQMKSSHSSADDFFEDICRFSYMNRKIVSIE; encoded by the exons ATGCATGCTAACTGTTTGATTTTATTCCTCAGAGAAATGGAGTCACTCCCTGATGCCCTAGTCCAGTCCATTTTGTCCCTGATTAGTAATTCCAAGGATGTGGCGTCGTGCAATTGCGTTTCGAAGAGATGGAAGGATTCAATGCCTTACCTGAGGAGCCTGTTCTTCTCTCGGAACATTTTTGACAACCTAACCAATGGAGACACTCCTGATGATGTCGTGTTGCGACTTGTGTCTTCAGTTGTTAAGCTCGAGGAGCTTGTGGTTTACTGCCCTTTTTCAGGCTCTGGACTCGCGTCCTGGCTATCCATGGCAGGAGCTTCGTTAAAGAGCCTTGAGCTGAGGTTGGATAACATAACCGAGCATGACACCTACACTGAGATTCCCTCGAAGTTGGATTGCATTAGCGCTGCCTGGAACTTGGAGTCGCTTAAGCTTTGGGGTGTGCTGATGGTTTATTCGCCAAAATGGGATGTTTTCCATCGGCTGAAGAATCTTGAGATAGTCGGTGCAAGGTTGGAGGAGCACGCACTTTATGATGCTCTTCGTGCTTGTCCGAATCTGACACACTTGTTACTTCTCGGGTGTGAAGGATTGAGGTCTGTCTCGATACAAAATCCTTATCTTGAGCACTGCAAGCTGGATTTTTTTGGGGTGGGAAACTGCTCACTTACTGTTGATTCGTCGAAGCTTCAATCACTTGAAGTGCAAGGTTGTAGCTTGATTAGAGTCTGTGAAACTCAATGCTTGAAAAATCTTTCCATCTCCAACAATGCAG GGAGAGTTTATATGGTCGATTTCGGGAAACTTGTGGCATTGGAAACGTTGACAATCCGAGGAGTGCAATGGTGTTGGGATGCTATAAGCAAACTGCTTCAGATGGCAAGTGAAGTGAAGCATCTCTACATGAAGGTGGAATTCACCGGGGACTCTGACACGCTTTTACCCTTTCCGGAGATTGATTTTGTTGACTTCTTCAACAGCCATCCGAAGTTGCAAACCTTTGACATTCATGGTGCAATGTTTGCTGCTATCTGTCAAAAGAATAGCCTCAGAAAT GTGGACTCTAGGTTTCAAATTCCGTGTCTTGAGAAGGTTGTAGTCACTGTTAGATCTCCGTTGAACGCAGAACAGAAGATGAGCACCTTGGATTCGTTGATAAAGTACGCAAAGAATTTGAGGAAGATGACAATAAAGATTCTTCAGATGAAGAGCAGCCACAGCAGTGCTGATGATTTCTTTGAAGACATTTGCAGGTTTAGCTACATGAATCGCAAGATTGTCTCAATAGAATAA
- the LOC121744961 gene encoding F-box protein At1g10780-like isoform X2: MESLPDALVQSILSLISNSKDVASCNCVSKRWKDSMPYLRSLFFSRNIFDNLTNGDTPDDVVLRLVSSVVKLEELVVYCPFSGSGLASWLSMAGASLKSLELRLDNITEHDTYTEIPSKLDCISAAWNLESLKLWGVLMVYSPKWDVFHRLKNLEIVGARLEEHALYDALRACPNLTHLLLLGCEGLRSVSIQNPYLEHCKLDFFGVGNCSLTVDSSKLQSLEVQGCSLIRVCETQCLKNLSISNNAGRVYMVDFGKLVALETLTIRGVQWCWDAISKLLQMASEVKHLYMKVEFTGDSDTLLPFPEIDFVDFFNSHPKLQTFDIHGAMFAAICQKNSLRNVDSRFQIPCLEKVVVTVRSPLNAEQKMSTLDSLIKYAKNLRKMTIKILQMKSSHSSADDFFEDICRFSYMNRKIVSIE, encoded by the exons ATGGAGTCACTCCCTGATGCCCTAGTCCAGTCCATTTTGTCCCTGATTAGTAATTCCAAGGATGTGGCGTCGTGCAATTGCGTTTCGAAGAGATGGAAGGATTCAATGCCTTACCTGAGGAGCCTGTTCTTCTCTCGGAACATTTTTGACAACCTAACCAATGGAGACACTCCTGATGATGTCGTGTTGCGACTTGTGTCTTCAGTTGTTAAGCTCGAGGAGCTTGTGGTTTACTGCCCTTTTTCAGGCTCTGGACTCGCGTCCTGGCTATCCATGGCAGGAGCTTCGTTAAAGAGCCTTGAGCTGAGGTTGGATAACATAACCGAGCATGACACCTACACTGAGATTCCCTCGAAGTTGGATTGCATTAGCGCTGCCTGGAACTTGGAGTCGCTTAAGCTTTGGGGTGTGCTGATGGTTTATTCGCCAAAATGGGATGTTTTCCATCGGCTGAAGAATCTTGAGATAGTCGGTGCAAGGTTGGAGGAGCACGCACTTTATGATGCTCTTCGTGCTTGTCCGAATCTGACACACTTGTTACTTCTCGGGTGTGAAGGATTGAGGTCTGTCTCGATACAAAATCCTTATCTTGAGCACTGCAAGCTGGATTTTTTTGGGGTGGGAAACTGCTCACTTACTGTTGATTCGTCGAAGCTTCAATCACTTGAAGTGCAAGGTTGTAGCTTGATTAGAGTCTGTGAAACTCAATGCTTGAAAAATCTTTCCATCTCCAACAATGCAG GGAGAGTTTATATGGTCGATTTCGGGAAACTTGTGGCATTGGAAACGTTGACAATCCGAGGAGTGCAATGGTGTTGGGATGCTATAAGCAAACTGCTTCAGATGGCAAGTGAAGTGAAGCATCTCTACATGAAGGTGGAATTCACCGGGGACTCTGACACGCTTTTACCCTTTCCGGAGATTGATTTTGTTGACTTCTTCAACAGCCATCCGAAGTTGCAAACCTTTGACATTCATGGTGCAATGTTTGCTGCTATCTGTCAAAAGAATAGCCTCAGAAAT GTGGACTCTAGGTTTCAAATTCCGTGTCTTGAGAAGGTTGTAGTCACTGTTAGATCTCCGTTGAACGCAGAACAGAAGATGAGCACCTTGGATTCGTTGATAAAGTACGCAAAGAATTTGAGGAAGATGACAATAAAGATTCTTCAGATGAAGAGCAGCCACAGCAGTGCTGATGATTTCTTTGAAGACATTTGCAGGTTTAGCTACATGAATCGCAAGATTGTCTCAATAGAATAA